Proteins encoded within one genomic window of Lentimicrobiaceae bacterium:
- the metG gene encoding methionine--tRNA ligase: MNYQQAANDNRKFKRYTVTSALPYANGPIHIGHLAGVYVPADIYVRYLRSKGEDVIFIGGSDEHGVPITIRARKEGLTPQQVVDKYHEMIKKSFEELGISFDIYSRTSNQVHHETASGFFKTLYEKGAFIEKTSMQLYDEEQQQFLADRYVTGTCPHCGNERAYGDQCENCGTSLNATDLINPKSALSGNVPVMKETKHWFLPLDAYEAWLRKWILENHKNDWKTNVYGQCKSWIDQGLQPRAVTRDLDWGVKVPIPEAEGKVLYVWFDAPIGYISATKEWAQKKNAECKLPNAESEIDWKLYWKDKETKLVHFIGKDNIVFHCIVFPVMLHAEGSYIVPENVPANEFLNLENDKISTSRNWAVWLHEYLEEFPGKQDVLRYVLCANAPETKDNDFTWKDFQAKNNNELVAILGNFVNRTLVLTHKFFEGKVPQVAELSDYDRQVLQQFSSFPENIGTSIENYRFREALGEMMNFARLGNKYLTDSEPWKLIKTDPNRVKTILNISLQICANLSIVAEPFLPFTAAKIASLLHLEKHSWENAGNSQLLQAGIQLAQPELLFDKIDDSIIEIQVNKLLDTKKANEQEPYQANPSKPLIEFEDFGKIDIRTGTILAAEKVAKTKKLLKLTIDTGIDKRAVVSGIAEYYEPENIIGQKVSILVNLAPRNLRGIESKGMILMAEDADGRLCFVSPTEQVKNGSEVK, encoded by the coding sequence ATGAATTATCAGCAAGCAGCAAACGACAATAGGAAATTTAAAAGATACACTGTAACATCGGCATTGCCTTATGCCAACGGTCCCATCCATATAGGGCATCTTGCCGGAGTTTATGTACCCGCCGATATTTATGTGCGTTACCTTCGTTCAAAAGGCGAAGATGTAATTTTCATTGGTGGAAGCGACGAACACGGAGTTCCAATTACAATTCGCGCACGAAAAGAAGGGCTAACACCTCAGCAGGTTGTGGATAAATACCACGAAATGATTAAGAAATCATTTGAAGAACTTGGAATTTCTTTCGATATTTATTCACGAACTTCCAATCAGGTTCACCACGAAACCGCATCCGGATTTTTTAAAACCTTGTATGAAAAAGGAGCCTTTATTGAAAAAACCTCGATGCAGCTTTACGATGAAGAACAACAACAATTCCTTGCCGACCGCTATGTTACGGGCACTTGTCCACATTGTGGCAACGAACGTGCCTATGGCGACCAATGCGAAAACTGCGGTACTTCGCTCAATGCTACTGACCTCATCAATCCCAAGAGTGCTTTAAGCGGCAATGTTCCGGTGATGAAGGAGACAAAGCACTGGTTTCTTCCCCTCGATGCCTACGAAGCCTGGCTTAGAAAGTGGATACTCGAAAATCATAAAAACGACTGGAAAACCAATGTTTACGGACAATGTAAGTCGTGGATTGACCAGGGACTTCAGCCACGTGCAGTTACCCGCGACCTCGACTGGGGAGTGAAAGTTCCCATTCCTGAAGCCGAAGGGAAGGTGCTTTATGTGTGGTTCGATGCCCCAATAGGATATATTTCGGCTACCAAAGAATGGGCACAGAAAAAAAATGCTGAATGCAAATTGCCGAATGCTGAATCGGAAATTGATTGGAAATTATATTGGAAGGATAAAGAAACCAAATTGGTTCATTTCATTGGTAAAGATAACATAGTGTTTCATTGCATAGTGTTTCCGGTTATGCTTCATGCCGAAGGCAGTTATATCGTTCCCGAAAATGTTCCCGCCAACGAGTTTCTGAATCTTGAAAACGATAAAATAAGCACCTCGCGCAACTGGGCTGTTTGGCTTCACGAATACCTTGAAGAATTCCCCGGCAAGCAGGATGTACTCCGCTATGTGCTTTGCGCAAATGCCCCCGAAACCAAAGACAACGACTTCACCTGGAAAGACTTTCAGGCAAAAAACAACAACGAACTGGTAGCCATCCTCGGAAACTTTGTCAACCGCACCCTGGTGCTTACCCATAAGTTTTTCGAAGGAAAAGTGCCTCAAGTAGCGGAATTAAGCGATTACGACCGCCAGGTTCTGCAACAATTTTCCTCTTTTCCCGAAAACATTGGCACGAGCATCGAAAATTACCGCTTTCGTGAAGCTCTTGGCGAAATGATGAATTTTGCACGTCTCGGCAACAAATATCTCACCGACAGCGAACCATGGAAACTCATTAAAACCGATCCCAATAGGGTGAAAACCATTCTGAACATCTCGTTGCAGATATGTGCAAACCTAAGCATTGTTGCCGAACCGTTTCTGCCTTTTACCGCTGCAAAAATTGCGTCTTTGCTTCATCTGGAAAAACATTCATGGGAAAATGCTGGCAATTCACAATTGCTGCAGGCAGGCATTCAGTTAGCTCAACCCGAACTACTGTTCGATAAAATAGATGATAGCATCATCGAAATTCAGGTAAACAAACTTTTAGACACCAAAAAAGCCAACGAGCAAGAGCCTTACCAGGCAAATCCCTCCAAACCTCTTATCGAATTTGAAGACTTCGGGAAAATTGACATCCGTACCGGAACAATCCTCGCTGCCGAAAAGGTAGCCAAAACTAAAAAGTTGCTAAAACTCACCATTGACACCGGAATTGACAAACGCGCAGTAGTTTCGGGCATTGCCGAATATTACGAACCCGAAAATATTATCGGGCAGAAGGTAAGCATTTTGGTGAATCTTGCTCCCCGCAACCTCAGAGGCATCGAAAGCAAGGGGATGATTCTTATGGCTGAAGATGCCGATGGCAGGCTGTGTTTTGTAAGCCCTACCGAACAAGTGAAAAACGGAAGTGAGGTGAAATAG
- a CDS encoding T9SS type A sorting domain-containing protein — protein sequence MKKVFFVFNFLLIGIFCFSQATNTDYYQQKKEENAFKEISSRLPVLKLPSGYNAKSMPSYVDNSKFAFFHEIISQGDFPSCQQVSAICYDFTYEIDRSRNLPADIPSNEYPAHYTWNYLNYEGWNGSSFFFSFDVINKQGTPDIAHYGYDSVVGDMLWMNGYENYYNSMQNRIAKVNRIPLNTEDGIQTAKAFLYDRLDGSPTGGVFTFSASSPWNYENIPQGTPEAGKFIMIKWLSPATHGMTIVGYNDSIRYDLNNDGIYSNQLDNNNDGVIDVKDWEIGAFIFANSYGKDWANLGFCYVLYSAMALNYGEGGVSEQSGYSIDVKANYQPLLTMKVKLTHTSRGKICIKAGVSSDISANEPQHLIDFPIYNFQGGNHYLQGIDTANFYKTIEAGFDITPLLSYVNPGQQAKFFLVVNENDAQNSSPGSIQNFSVISYSEGEQEFLSQMHDINIANNSTTLLSVVSAINFDKIQISNDYIPAFTPAQPYSVQLQAEGGTTPYQWNIFKNYTVLHENTAMPSTSQNSLQTPNPYSPSEGIALPFQFPFYGKKYDSVYINRFGFVAFRQNTYPYPYCKDEVLMMKSLGSICGVIAERIVNETTPECWYEISAEKVDIRWQITDSGSGLPVVLNFCIRLFPSGEFEIIYGEISNANLYPLALGVSEGNELNFQLEYERNMNQKAFSSYHYVPVALPEGIELNQDGVLTFENFSASDIFRITIRANDANGIYSQKTFTASNGLDISVSYVAGNDDKISLNENALVQLTVKNTGDAVLNNINLQLSNYEGVFQLTDSTETISVLNPGDSITLPQAFGFKLNKLLSDGSVFTLSVLAQEGEHEWIKYLTITVASPSVEIEEPYIFDGSNSLLDPGETAELIVPVINKGSLFSENNAITLSVNDPYVSVLSSVNASIDTLYPSVYSNQRFLLSALRETPLEYYANVSVRFTNNLGTDTLYQFALQIGTPSVVIISLNSNTATADSLKNLLDTLQVSYKVIDSIPAVLGKASCVFLLLPFIGSGHALTPFEGEYLSNYLTQGGNLYMEGYKTWYYDDQVSINELLHYYGSSCSRYYFDTITGQNNTIAHDQNFSYSGVPNYAIYQLVPGEGSFSLFNNVAQSPQCVQFARVDSNFKAIGSMVSFASLKNLNDSQAKMKLLKSYLDFFNVNITNLHPLFHTDSTSVCQDESINFSDDSYNNIVSWQWTFEGGNPATSDEKQPVVSYPEHGVYDVSLSISDGTQELSIVKKDYITVNDCTHIPDSGVQNDFCVYPNPAEDFIYFKTFNNVNPFSRVELFDLQGRTLLSEKLPNGLAIFYLDIRKIRSGLYLLRLSGNSVSQVKKLEIK from the coding sequence ATGAAAAAGGTCTTTTTCGTATTTAACTTTCTCCTGATTGGGATTTTTTGCTTTAGTCAAGCCACAAATACAGATTACTACCAGCAAAAAAAAGAGGAAAATGCCTTTAAAGAAATTTCTTCCCGCCTTCCGGTGCTGAAATTACCTTCCGGCTACAATGCAAAATCCATGCCTTCGTATGTTGACAATTCCAAATTTGCTTTTTTCCATGAAATAATCAGTCAGGGTGATTTTCCTTCCTGCCAGCAGGTAAGTGCCATTTGTTATGATTTTACTTACGAAATTGACCGAAGCCGTAATCTTCCTGCAGATATACCTTCCAACGAATACCCGGCACATTATACATGGAACTATCTGAATTACGAAGGCTGGAATGGATCGAGCTTTTTCTTTAGTTTCGATGTAATTAACAAACAAGGTACACCCGATATTGCACACTACGGCTACGATTCGGTTGTAGGAGATATGCTATGGATGAACGGTTACGAAAATTATTACAATAGCATGCAAAACCGTATTGCAAAGGTTAACCGTATTCCGTTGAATACCGAAGATGGCATACAAACAGCAAAAGCCTTTCTGTATGACCGCCTTGACGGTTCACCGACAGGAGGAGTTTTTACTTTTAGCGCTTCCAGCCCATGGAATTACGAAAATATTCCTCAGGGAACCCCCGAAGCCGGTAAATTTATCATGATAAAATGGCTTTCGCCCGCAACGCACGGAATGACCATTGTGGGTTATAACGATTCTATCCGGTACGATTTAAACAATGACGGAATTTACTCCAACCAGCTTGACAATAATAATGATGGAGTGATAGATGTGAAAGACTGGGAAATTGGGGCTTTTATTTTTGCAAACTCTTATGGAAAAGATTGGGCTAACTTAGGTTTCTGTTATGTATTGTATAGTGCAATGGCTTTAAACTATGGCGAGGGGGGTGTTTCCGAACAATCAGGATATAGCATTGACGTTAAAGCAAATTATCAACCTCTGCTGACTATGAAAGTGAAGCTAACCCATACAAGCCGTGGAAAAATTTGTATAAAAGCAGGAGTAAGCTCTGATATTTCTGCTAACGAGCCCCAACACCTGATTGATTTTCCGATTTATAACTTTCAGGGAGGCAACCATTACCTGCAGGGAATTGACACTGCCAATTTTTATAAAACCATTGAAGCCGGATTCGACATCACCCCATTGTTAAGCTATGTTAATCCAGGTCAACAGGCTAAATTTTTTCTTGTTGTAAATGAAAATGATGCCCAGAACAGCTCCCCGGGAAGCATTCAAAATTTTTCGGTTATCAGTTATTCTGAAGGAGAACAGGAATTCCTTTCACAGATGCACGATATTAATATTGCCAACAACAGCACCACTTTACTTTCGGTAGTATCGGCAATAAATTTCGATAAAATTCAAATCAGCAACGATTATATTCCGGCTTTCACACCCGCCCAACCCTACTCTGTTCAACTCCAGGCTGAAGGCGGAACAACGCCCTATCAGTGGAATATCTTCAAAAATTATACTGTTTTACACGAAAATACTGCAATGCCCTCCACTTCTCAGAATAGCCTCCAAACCCCGAATCCTTATTCTCCAAGTGAAGGTATTGCACTGCCATTTCAGTTTCCCTTTTACGGAAAAAAATACGATTCTGTTTACATTAACCGGTTTGGATTCGTAGCATTCAGGCAAAACACCTATCCCTATCCTTATTGTAAGGATGAGGTTCTAATGATGAAATCACTTGGAAGCATCTGCGGAGTAATAGCCGAACGTATTGTAAATGAAACCACGCCGGAATGCTGGTACGAAATCTCTGCCGAAAAGGTTGATATTCGCTGGCAAATCACTGATTCCGGTTCGGGATTACCCGTTGTTCTTAATTTCTGTATTCGTCTTTTCCCTTCGGGAGAATTTGAAATAATTTATGGCGAAATTTCCAATGCCAATCTGTACCCTTTGGCACTCGGCGTTTCTGAAGGCAACGAACTGAACTTCCAATTGGAATACGAAAGAAACATGAATCAAAAGGCATTTTCTTCTTACCATTATGTTCCTGTTGCACTTCCCGAAGGTATTGAATTGAACCAGGATGGTGTACTTACATTCGAAAATTTTTCCGCTTCGGATATTTTCCGCATAACCATTCGCGCTAACGATGCAAACGGCATTTATTCTCAAAAAACCTTTACAGCTTCCAATGGGTTGGATATTAGTGTAAGCTATGTTGCCGGCAACGATGACAAAATTTCTTTGAACGAAAATGCTCTGGTACAGCTTACGGTAAAAAACACGGGTGACGCTGTTTTAAACAATATAAACCTGCAACTGAGTAACTACGAAGGAGTTTTCCAACTTACCGACAGCACCGAAACTATTTCGGTTCTGAATCCCGGCGACAGTATCACCCTGCCACAGGCTTTCGGATTTAAACTAAACAAACTTCTTAGCGATGGCTCTGTTTTTACCCTGTCAGTTTTGGCTCAGGAAGGTGAACACGAATGGATTAAATATCTGACAATTACCGTTGCATCTCCTTCTGTCGAAATTGAAGAACCTTACATTTTCGATGGCAGCAACTCCCTGCTCGACCCCGGCGAAACCGCCGAACTGATAGTGCCAGTGATAAACAAAGGCTCTCTTTTTTCGGAAAACAATGCTATTACATTATCTGTCAACGACCCCTATGTATCTGTACTGTCTTCGGTAAATGCTTCTATTGACACACTTTATCCCTCGGTTTATTCCAACCAAAGATTCCTTCTGAGCGCCTTACGCGAAACTCCCCTCGAATATTATGCCAATGTTTCTGTAAGGTTTACTAACAATTTGGGAACCGACACCCTTTATCAGTTTGCTCTGCAAATAGGTACTCCTTCGGTAGTTATAATAAGTTTAAATTCCAATACGGCTACCGCTGACAGCCTTAAAAACCTACTCGACACTTTACAGGTATCTTATAAAGTGATAGATAGTATCCCTGCTGTTCTTGGAAAAGCTTCATGTGTTTTCCTGCTTTTACCCTTCATAGGCTCAGGTCATGCTTTAACCCCTTTCGAAGGCGAATATTTGTCCAATTACCTTACCCAAGGCGGAAATCTTTACATGGAAGGTTATAAAACATGGTATTATGACGACCAGGTATCAATCAACGAATTGTTACATTATTATGGTAGTTCTTGTTCCAGGTATTATTTCGATACTATTACCGGGCAAAACAACACTATCGCCCACGATCAAAACTTTTCTTATTCCGGAGTACCCAATTATGCAATTTATCAACTGGTGCCTGGCGAAGGTTCGTTTTCACTTTTCAATAATGTTGCCCAAAGCCCGCAATGTGTTCAGTTTGCACGTGTTGATTCAAATTTCAAAGCAATTGGTTCAATGGTTTCATTCGCTAGTCTCAAAAATTTAAACGACTCTCAGGCAAAAATGAAACTGTTAAAATCGTACCTCGACTTCTTTAATGTGAATATTACAAACCTTCATCCCTTGTTCCATACTGATAGCACTTCTGTTTGCCAGGACGAAAGCATTAATTTCAGCGACGATTCATATAACAATATTGTTTCGTGGCAATGGACTTTTGAGGGAGGCAATCCTGCCACGTCTGACGAAAAACAGCCAGTAGTTTCCTATCCTGAGCATGGTGTTTACGATGTTAGCCTAAGCATTAGCGATGGAACCCAGGAACTTTCTATTGTGAAAAAGGATTATATTACCGTAAACGATTGTACTCATATTCCCGATTCGGGTGTCCAGAACGATTTTTGTGTTTATCCAAATCCGGCTGAGGATTTCATTTATTTTAAAACCTTCAATAATGTAAACCCATTTTCCAGAGTAGAGCTTTTTGATTTACAGGGAAGGACATTGTTGTCGGAAAAATTACCGAACGGATTGGCTATTTTTTACTTAGATATCAGGAAAATAAGAAGTGGTTTGTACCTTCTGAGGTTAAGCGGAAATTCCGTTTCGCAGGTAAAAAAATTAGAAATAAAGTAG
- a CDS encoding serine hydrolase, with the protein MKYFIHKFFILVFLLLAVNIFSQNVKPPAFISDSLDKYINRALHNWEIPGVAVAIVKDGKVVLEKGYGYCQLGKDTKVDENTLFMIGSNTKAFTATALAMLDAEGKCKLKDPVIKWLPNLLLNDPWVTQHISLTDILCHRLGTETFQGDFTFWNSDLSPADIISKYGKLTPPYEFRTKWGYCNTGFTMAGLCIEKISGKTWEETMKERFFVPLEMSRTLALAKELPAATNKAAAYTWQDGKIIQIPYGHFDGLAPAASISSSAHDLSHWLIAQTDSGNYNHAKVIPFNVIRKTRQPQSIIGRSGHPFNHKHFSLYALGWQLEDYEGREIVSHTGGVDGFVSSVTLLPEEKLGIVILTNTDHNALYEALKWEIIDAYLGLPYRNYSDLYCEWVKSNLAEQQQEIADWRDSAAAQLPSPLPLKAFEGKYSNPVYGKIVVDANKNELTLKFEHHPKLSATLQHIGKNRFLCTYSDPMYGIKIFPFTIKNDKVISFSLSVADFLEFTSYEFVKEL; encoded by the coding sequence ATGAAATATTTTATCCACAAATTTTTTATTTTAGTTTTTCTGCTTTTGGCAGTCAACATTTTTTCTCAAAATGTTAAACCTCCGGCATTCATCAGCGATAGCCTAGATAAATACATCAACAGGGCTTTACACAACTGGGAAATTCCAGGAGTGGCGGTTGCCATTGTAAAAGACGGCAAAGTGGTGTTGGAAAAAGGATATGGCTACTGCCAGTTGGGAAAGGATACAAAGGTTGACGAAAATACATTGTTCATGATAGGTTCAAATACCAAAGCCTTCACGGCAACGGCACTTGCCATGCTCGACGCAGAAGGAAAATGTAAGCTAAAAGACCCTGTAATTAAATGGTTGCCCAATCTTTTGCTTAACGACCCATGGGTAACCCAACACATTAGCCTTACCGACATCCTCTGCCACCGGCTTGGGACTGAGACTTTCCAGGGTGATTTTACTTTCTGGAATTCCGATTTATCGCCCGCCGACATTATTAGTAAATATGGCAAACTAACACCGCCTTACGAATTTCGTACGAAATGGGGATACTGCAACACGGGTTTTACCATGGCTGGGCTTTGCATTGAAAAAATAAGTGGAAAAACATGGGAAGAAACAATGAAAGAACGCTTTTTCGTTCCGCTGGAGATGAGCCGTACGCTTGCCTTGGCTAAAGAACTTCCGGCAGCCACCAACAAAGCCGCCGCGTACACCTGGCAGGATGGAAAGATAATTCAAATTCCTTATGGACATTTCGACGGACTGGCACCCGCTGCAAGCATCAGCTCATCGGCTCACGACTTGAGTCACTGGCTAATAGCCCAAACCGATAGCGGCAATTACAACCATGCAAAGGTGATACCATTCAATGTAATCCGCAAAACCCGCCAGCCTCAGTCTATCATCGGAAGAAGCGGGCATCCCTTTAACCATAAACATTTTTCACTTTATGCACTTGGATGGCAACTTGAGGACTACGAAGGTCGCGAAATTGTTTCGCATACCGGAGGAGTTGATGGGTTTGTGTCTTCCGTAACTCTTCTCCCAGAGGAAAAGCTCGGAATAGTAATACTCACAAACACCGATCATAATGCTCTTTACGAAGCCTTGAAATGGGAAATTATTGATGCTTATTTAGGTTTACCTTACCGGAATTACAGCGATTTGTATTGTGAATGGGTAAAGAGCAATCTTGCCGAACAACAGCAGGAAATCGCCGACTGGCGCGATAGCGCCGCTGCCCAATTGCCAAGCCCGCTTCCTTTGAAGGCTTTTGAAGGGAAATACTCAAACCCCGTTTATGGTAAAATTGTTGTTGACGCTAATAAAAACGAACTAACACTGAAATTTGAGCATCATCCAAAGCTGAGCGCCACCTTGCAACATATTGGTAAAAACCGTTTCCTTTGCACTTACAGCGACCCGATGTACGGAATAAAAATTTTTCCCTTTACTATTAAAAATGATAAAGTAATATCGTTTTCGCTATCAGTAGCCGACTTTTTAGAGTTTACATCTTATGAATTTGTGAAAGAGTTGTGA
- the mfd gene encoding transcription-repair coupling factor produces MKTEEFLSNYQQQENLQKCIRDIRKEKNKRLHIEGLTGSSAAIVATVFRNATGGLHVLVLPDKETAAYFFNDLETLNGEREEVFHKKNVLFYPTSYKRPYEIEKIDNTNVLLRTEVLKRLASSERANMVVTYPEALCEKVITQGYLQKNSLKMKVGEKLSFDFVADLFTELDFERVDFVAEPGEFSIRGGIVDVFSYTNDYPYRIEFFGDEVESIRSFQPETQLSIDRLDHITIVPNMQNRLLQEKRISFFKYMPENVFLWMNDFRFATEKIQQEYEKAEKIFGEFSGEIKHLPPEELFTTGKEFTRDVLNHPVVEFGKHFTLDAASSASFQMIPQPSFNKNFEMFINQLLKNSKSGMQNIIVSDNPKQLERLQTIIDDLCASKNIVGEVHFSTLSIALHEGFIDKTTGIACYTDHQLFERYHRFQLKDNFSGKQALTLKEIYNLQPGDFVTHIDHGIGRFTGLEKIINNGKIQEAIRLVYKDNDMLYVSIHSLHRISKYVGKDGLAPSLNKLGSNAWNKLKTKTKQRVKDIAKELIQLYAKRKSAEGFLFSPDTYLQHELEASFIYEDTPDQLKTILDVKKDMEQPNPMDRLVCGDVGFGKTEIAIRSAFKAVNDSKQVAVLVPTTILALQHYKTFSERLKDLPCTVDYLNRFKTTRQQHETLSNLEKGKVDILVGTHRLISKDVKFKDLGLLVIDEEQKFGVAVKEKLKAMKVNVDTLTLTATPIPRTLQFSLMGARDLSIINTPPPNRYPVQTEVHTFNEETIRDAISYELSRGGQVFFVNNRIQNLMDITGMIQRVVPDCRIAIGHGQMEGNKLEKIMLDFIEGEYDVLVSTTIIESGLDIPNVNTIIINDAHHYGLSDLHQLRGRVGRTNKKAFCYLLAPPLSVLTDEARKRLKAIEEFSKIGSGFNIAMRDLAIRGAGNLLGAEQSGFISDIGFEMYHRILDEAILELKETEFKDIFHQETPKEFVRECQIETDLEIHIPDDYISNITERLSLYKELDNINKEEDLMAFQERLIDRFGPVPKPVLELMNTLRLRWMARSLGFEKIVMKNAMLSAYFVSNQESPYYQSAVFGKVLQFVKQNPAGCRMKETGNKLTLSFLKIQNIGDALRTLMPLAEVQNITNLSLG; encoded by the coding sequence TTGAAAACAGAAGAATTTTTATCTAATTACCAGCAGCAGGAAAATCTGCAAAAATGTATACGGGACATCCGTAAAGAGAAAAATAAACGCTTACATATCGAGGGACTTACTGGCTCCTCGGCTGCAATTGTCGCTACTGTGTTCCGTAATGCCACCGGGGGATTGCACGTGTTGGTATTGCCCGACAAGGAAACGGCTGCTTATTTTTTCAATGATTTGGAAACCCTGAACGGTGAACGGGAAGAGGTATTTCATAAAAAAAATGTGCTGTTTTACCCAACTTCTTACAAACGTCCTTACGAAATAGAAAAAATCGACAATACCAATGTGTTGCTGCGTACCGAGGTACTGAAACGACTTGCTTCCTCCGAAAGAGCAAACATGGTAGTAACGTATCCGGAAGCTCTTTGCGAAAAAGTGATTACACAGGGCTATCTTCAAAAAAACTCGCTGAAGATGAAAGTTGGGGAAAAACTATCGTTCGACTTTGTTGCCGATTTGTTTACCGAACTGGATTTCGAAAGGGTGGACTTTGTGGCAGAACCCGGTGAGTTTTCCATACGCGGGGGTATTGTGGATGTGTTTTCCTACACCAATGATTATCCCTACCGTATCGAATTTTTTGGTGACGAGGTGGAATCCATCCGCTCTTTCCAACCGGAAACCCAGCTTTCTATTGACCGGCTGGATCACATCACTATAGTTCCCAATATGCAAAACAGACTTCTACAGGAGAAAAGGATTTCCTTTTTTAAATACATGCCGGAGAATGTCTTCCTATGGATGAACGACTTCCGGTTTGCAACGGAAAAAATACAACAGGAGTACGAAAAAGCGGAGAAAATTTTCGGGGAATTTTCAGGAGAAATAAAACATCTTCCACCGGAAGAACTTTTTACCACCGGAAAAGAGTTTACACGCGATGTGCTGAACCATCCGGTGGTAGAATTCGGTAAACATTTTACCCTTGATGCAGCTTCTTCCGCCAGTTTCCAGATGATTCCGCAACCTTCCTTCAATAAAAATTTTGAAATGTTCATCAACCAACTGCTCAAAAATTCAAAGTCGGGTATGCAAAATATTATCGTTTCCGACAATCCTAAACAACTGGAGCGTTTGCAAACCATCATTGACGACCTTTGTGCAAGCAAAAATATTGTTGGTGAAGTGCATTTTTCCACCCTCAGCATTGCCCTGCACGAAGGGTTTATTGACAAAACTACTGGCATTGCCTGCTACACCGATCACCAACTGTTTGAACGTTACCACCGTTTTCAGTTGAAAGACAACTTCAGCGGCAAACAGGCGCTTACCCTCAAGGAAATTTACAACCTACAACCCGGCGATTTCGTTACGCACATTGACCATGGTATAGGAAGATTTACCGGATTGGAGAAAATTATCAACAACGGAAAAATACAGGAAGCCATCCGGCTGGTGTATAAGGATAATGATATGCTGTACGTTAGTATTCATTCTCTGCACCGGATTTCTAAATACGTAGGAAAAGACGGCTTGGCTCCTTCTTTGAATAAACTGGGTTCTAACGCATGGAACAAACTGAAAACAAAAACCAAGCAGCGAGTAAAAGATATTGCCAAAGAGTTGATACAATTATACGCCAAACGTAAGTCCGCAGAAGGTTTCCTCTTTTCGCCGGATACGTATCTTCAGCACGAACTGGAAGCCTCTTTTATTTACGAAGATACCCCCGACCAGCTAAAGACCATCCTCGATGTAAAAAAAGACATGGAACAGCCCAACCCGATGGACCGCCTCGTGTGTGGCGACGTTGGCTTCGGGAAAACGGAAATTGCCATACGCTCTGCTTTTAAAGCTGTAAACGACAGCAAACAGGTAGCGGTACTGGTTCCAACCACCATCCTTGCCTTGCAACATTACAAAACCTTCAGCGAACGGCTGAAAGATTTGCCCTGTACGGTGGATTATCTCAATCGTTTTAAAACCACCAGGCAGCAACACGAAACCCTGAGTAATCTCGAAAAAGGAAAAGTGGATATTCTTGTCGGGACACACCGGCTGATAAGCAAAGACGTAAAATTTAAAGACCTGGGTTTGCTCGTCATTGATGAAGAACAAAAATTTGGTGTAGCAGTAAAGGAAAAACTGAAAGCCATGAAAGTAAATGTAGATACCCTTACCCTTACAGCTACCCCCATCCCGCGTACTTTGCAATTTTCACTGATGGGTGCCCGCGACCTTTCCATCATCAACACTCCGCCGCCAAACCGCTATCCGGTACAAACAGAAGTTCACACTTTTAACGAAGAAACTATCCGCGATGCCATAAGTTACGAACTTTCGCGTGGCGGGCAGGTGTTTTTTGTTAACAACCGCATCCAAAATCTTATGGATATTACCGGAATGATTCAGCGGGTGGTTCCCGATTGCCGCATCGCCATCGGACACGGGCAAATGGAAGGCAATAAGCTGGAAAAAATCATGCTCGACTTTATCGAAGGTGAATATGATGTGTTGGTTTCAACCACCATCATTGAATCGGGATTAGACATCCCAAATGTCAATACCATCATCATTAATGATGCACATCATTATGGTCTCAGCGATTTGCATCAGTTGCGCGGCAGGGTAGGCCGTACCAACAAGAAAGCTTTCTGTTATCTGCTTGCTCCTCCCCTTTCGGTACTTACTGACGAAGCCCGTAAACGATTAAAAGCTATCGAAGAATTTTCTAAAATTGGTAGCGGTTTCAATATTGCCATGCGCGACCTCGCTATCCGCGGTGCCGGTAACCTACTGGGCGCCGAACAAAGCGGATTTATCAGCGACATCGGGTTCGAAATGTACCATAGAATATTGGACGAAGCCATTTTGGAATTGAAAGAGACCGAATTCAAAGACATTTTCCACCAGGAAACACCAAAGGAATTTGTCCGCGAATGCCAGATAGAAACCGACCTCGAAATTCATATCCCGGATGATTATATCAGCAACATCACCGAACGTCTCAGCCTGTATAAGGAACTGGATAACATAAATAAAGAGGAAGATCTCATGGCATTTCAGGAACGGTTGATCGATCGTTTCGGACCTGTTCCCAAACCAGTACTCGAACTGATGAACACCCTGCGCCTGCGCTGGATGGCAAGGTCTCTTGGTTTTGAAAAAATAGTGATGAAAAATGCCATGCTTTCAGCATATTTTGTATCGAACCAGGAATCACCCTATTACCAGTCGGCTGTTTTCGGCAAAGTATTGCAGTTTGTAAAACAAAATCCTGCAGGTTGCCGCATGAAAGAAACCGGAAATAAGCTCACCCTGTCATTTCTTAAAATACAAAACATAGGAGATGCCCTCCGGACACTGATGCCGTTGGCAGAGGTGCAAAACATTACGAACCTGAGTTTGGGATAA